In one window of Prevotella fusca JCM 17724 DNA:
- a CDS encoding YqiA/YcfP family alpha/beta fold hydrolase, whose protein sequence is MENQYKKTFPDLMVGKKIIYVHGFMSAGSSHTVQILRDYMPEATVIAPDLPIHPEEAMELLRNLVDTEKPDLIIGTSMGGMYTEMLYGVDRICVNPAFQMGTTISESNMMGKQVFQNERQDGIQEVIVTKALVKEYKEITEQCFSLVTEEEQQRVFGLFGDADPVVHTFDLFNEHYPQAIRFHGEHRLIEKAVFHYLMPVIRWIDDRQEGRERRTVLIDQNTLADGYCKPKSSLHKAYEFLLDNYNVFFVCPAPTNNPSALTEQQAWIEDAFSAPAWNHTIFTNQPQLLYGDYFISSTEHDDFLGTSLLFGSEEFKTWEEIITFFERLGGQ, encoded by the coding sequence CATGGCTTTATGTCAGCCGGTTCAAGTCATACGGTACAGATACTGAGGGATTATATGCCCGAAGCAACTGTCATTGCGCCTGACCTCCCCATACATCCTGAGGAGGCGATGGAGCTATTGCGCAACCTCGTTGACACTGAAAAGCCCGACCTTATCATTGGTACTTCAATGGGAGGAATGTACACCGAGATGCTTTATGGTGTCGACCGTATCTGCGTTAATCCAGCCTTTCAGATGGGAACAACCATCAGCGAGAGCAACATGATGGGCAAACAGGTGTTCCAGAACGAGAGACAGGACGGCATACAGGAGGTTATCGTGACCAAGGCATTGGTGAAGGAGTATAAGGAAATCACCGAACAATGCTTCTCACTGGTGACGGAGGAAGAACAGCAACGTGTCTTCGGACTCTTCGGTGATGCTGACCCTGTAGTCCACACCTTCGACCTTTTCAACGAACACTACCCTCAGGCCATCCGTTTCCACGGTGAACACCGCCTCATTGAGAAAGCGGTTTTCCATTATCTCATGCCAGTCATCCGATGGATTGACGACCGACAGGAAGGACGCGAACGCCGTACGGTACTCATTGACCAGAACACGCTCGCAGATGGATACTGCAAACCGAAATCGAGCCTGCATAAGGCTTACGAGTTCTTACTCGATAACTACAACGTCTTCTTCGTATGTCCTGCACCTACGAACAATCCGTCAGCTCTCACCGAGCAGCAGGCGTGGATTGAAGATGCCTTCAGCGCACCAGCGTGGAACCATACTATCTTCACCAACCAGCCCCAACTTCTCTATGGCGATTACTTCATCAGTAGCACAGAACACGATGACTTCCTCGGAACAAGCCTACTTTTCGGTAGTGAAGAGTTCAAGACTTGGGAGGAAATCATCACCTTCTTTGAACGCTTGGGAGGACAGTAA
- a CDS encoding DUF559 domain-containing protein produces MAHELFTRIADILSAPSEVQALIMHETLVIACHEGLKNTRHGFGNLSSQVESLCRQHNIAPQDIVAIQKMRRHSNSYAPILPEDVAYDCRALAIFVSAVVQETIPSFLVGRIPAHGRITENIQITNYRYIRCFVRKWDEHTIQVAVTNQDSSEELLTVDYMDTPEYVDFSYLRPLLREGMQLNLLDCTVTRKKVVPRLIVVEPDYLIDISTIANCFESYGHHPLLFTVNRLTPRPTNKHIVLGNFAGSALDDIINHPAPYDIKDTFRSNFREKALDFATCPDFDAASFKQEAEQQVENIKDIVDEIFQSFDREKAILEPSFVCERLGIQGRVDLMTTDLKLLVEQKSGKNIFIERKYKNPHGSLHVEKHYVQLLLYYGILQYNFQLSPKNAHIQLLYSKYPLPDGLLEVEPLQTLIREAIRFRNQAVATEFWMAENGFERMLPLLTPQTLNTEKQNDNFYNRYLLPQLTETLAPLHQLNDLERAYFTRMMNFVIKEQLVGKVGAQEGVGNCNADLWNMPLAEKKETGNIYTGLTITGKERSSSFNGYDTITLSVPQQGEDFLPNFRRGDMIYLYAYKKNEAPDVRQSILFKGSLQEIHGDSLIVHLNDGQQNPDLISGECFAIEHAGSDIGGTSAIRSLYTFITSNEERRQLLLGQRAPRIDKSLTLSRSYHPDYDEIILKAKQAQDYFLLIGPPGTGKTSQALQFLVREQLEESIYSQSSSAYSAEVSKDNELSEAINTQHLTPNTHPSILLLAYTNRAVDEICNMLTENALDYIRIGNEFSCDPKYSDHLLQEVIDESPTLNIIKSTLENARIVVATTSTMNSRSALFNIKHFDLAIIDEASQILEPNIIGLLTASPPALSFREGAAANESHTGSQQGNYKTVNNSYANISQNITNLAVPSLKERARGEVSPLRTAQPDIYQILKNNAVNNRKNPTDAEELLWQCIRNRQLGLKFRRQHAIGDYIADFICLEISLIIEVDGEYHDSKEQQEKDSIRTEYLNEQGFYVLRFTNKEVMNQTEWVLKSIIASPPALSFREGAAANESHTGSQQGSYKTVNNSYANISQNITNLAAPSLKERAGGEAVRKFILIGDHKQLPTVVQQSDTEVIVEDETLKAIHLNSCANSLFERLILTERAAGRTDFIGTLHKQGRMHPDIADFANRKFYAKEQLECVPLAHQLEKTLPYNEASEDETDDVLKANRMIFIPSKPCRQLNISEKVNTEEARIIADLLRRLHRQLGNDFEPQKSVGVIVPYRNQIAMIRKEIEKLGIPELEEISIDTVERYQGSQRDIILYSFTIQSRYQLDFLTANTFHEDDQPIDRKLNVALTRARKQLILTGNEPTLRHNNLFAELIDYIKEKGGYHPKIAKSISTLR; encoded by the coding sequence ATGGCACACGAACTTTTCACACGCATTGCCGATATTCTTTCGGCACCATCTGAAGTACAGGCACTCATCATGCACGAGACGCTCGTCATTGCCTGTCATGAAGGATTGAAAAATACCCGACATGGGTTCGGCAACCTTTCTTCACAGGTAGAGTCGCTTTGCAGACAGCATAACATTGCCCCACAGGACATTGTGGCAATCCAGAAAATGCGTCGTCACAGTAACTCCTACGCCCCGATCCTCCCTGAAGACGTGGCGTATGACTGTCGTGCACTGGCTATCTTCGTCTCTGCTGTCGTGCAGGAGACTATTCCCTCGTTCCTCGTTGGCAGGATTCCAGCGCACGGACGCATCACGGAGAATATTCAGATTACGAATTATCGTTATATCCGGTGTTTCGTTAGGAAGTGGGATGAGCATACGATTCAAGTAGCAGTGACCAATCAGGACAGCAGCGAAGAACTCCTGACGGTTGACTATATGGACACACCGGAGTATGTTGACTTCAGCTATCTGCGCCCGTTACTGCGCGAAGGGATGCAGCTGAACCTCCTTGACTGTACTGTTACACGAAAGAAGGTTGTACCACGTCTTATCGTTGTAGAGCCAGACTATCTGATAGACATCTCTACCATCGCCAACTGTTTTGAAAGTTACGGACACCATCCGTTGCTTTTTACCGTCAACAGGCTTACCCCTCGTCCTACTAACAAGCATATTGTTTTAGGTAACTTTGCCGGTTCAGCCCTCGACGACATCATCAACCACCCAGCCCCATACGACATCAAAGACACCTTCCGCTCTAATTTCAGAGAGAAGGCATTGGACTTTGCCACCTGTCCTGACTTCGATGCAGCTTCCTTCAAGCAGGAGGCAGAACAGCAGGTGGAGAACATCAAGGATATTGTGGACGAAATCTTCCAGAGCTTCGACCGTGAGAAAGCTATCCTCGAGCCGTCTTTCGTGTGTGAGCGATTGGGCATACAGGGTCGTGTAGACTTGATGACAACCGACTTAAAACTGCTTGTTGAGCAGAAGTCAGGCAAGAATATCTTTATTGAACGCAAATATAAAAATCCGCATGGGTCACTCCACGTTGAGAAACACTATGTGCAGCTGTTGCTCTACTATGGTATCCTGCAATATAATTTTCAGCTTAGTCCGAAGAATGCACATATCCAACTGTTGTACTCTAAATATCCCCTACCCGACGGATTGCTCGAAGTGGAGCCGCTGCAGACACTGATACGTGAGGCTATCCGCTTCCGTAATCAAGCCGTGGCAACGGAGTTCTGGATGGCAGAGAATGGTTTTGAAAGGATGTTGCCATTACTCACACCGCAGACACTGAACACCGAGAAACAAAACGACAACTTCTACAACAGATACCTCTTGCCACAGCTAACAGAGACGCTTGCACCGCTTCACCAGCTCAACGACCTTGAACGTGCTTATTTCACACGTATGATGAACTTTGTAATCAAGGAACAGCTTGTGGGAAAAGTGGGGGCACAGGAAGGTGTGGGAAACTGCAATGCCGACCTTTGGAATATGCCTTTAGCAGAGAAGAAGGAGACAGGAAACATCTATACCGGACTGACTATCACCGGGAAAGAGCGCAGCAGCTCATTCAATGGCTATGATACAATAACACTATCCGTACCCCAGCAGGGAGAAGATTTCCTCCCGAACTTCCGCAGAGGAGATATGATTTATCTCTATGCGTACAAGAAGAACGAGGCACCCGACGTGCGGCAAAGTATTCTTTTCAAAGGTTCTTTACAGGAGATACATGGTGACAGCCTCATCGTACACCTCAATGACGGACAGCAGAATCCTGACCTTATCAGCGGAGAGTGTTTTGCCATTGAGCACGCTGGTAGTGACATCGGTGGCACTTCAGCCATCCGAAGCCTCTACACCTTCATCACTTCGAACGAAGAACGCCGTCAACTGCTCTTGGGACAGCGTGCACCACGTATTGATAAGTCCCTTACCTTATCACGCAGCTACCATCCCGATTATGACGAAATCATCCTGAAAGCAAAGCAGGCACAGGATTATTTCCTCCTTATCGGTCCTCCAGGCACAGGAAAAACCTCGCAGGCTCTGCAGTTCCTTGTGCGTGAGCAGTTGGAAGAAAGCATCTATTCACAATCATCATCAGCTTATTCAGCGGAAGTATCTAAGGACAACGAGCTTTCAGAAGCCATCAACACCCAACACCTAACACCTAACACCCATCCATCCATCCTTCTCCTTGCTTATACAAATCGTGCTGTGGATGAGATTTGTAACATGCTAACGGAGAATGCTCTTGACTATATCCGTATTGGTAATGAGTTCAGCTGTGACCCGAAATACAGCGACCATCTGTTGCAGGAGGTCATTGATGAAAGTCCAACACTTAACATCATCAAGTCAACCTTAGAGAATGCACGGATTGTAGTTGCCACCACCTCAACAATGAACTCCCGTTCCGCCCTCTTCAATATCAAGCATTTTGACCTTGCCATCATTGATGAAGCGAGTCAAATATTGGAGCCGAATATCATTGGTTTACTGACAGCCTCACCCCCCGCCCTCTCCTTCAGAGAGGGAGCTGCAGCTAACGAATCCCATACGGGCTCACAGCAGGGGAACTATAAAACGGTAAATAATTCGTATGCAAACATTTCGCAAAACATTACCAATCTTGCAGTTCCCTCTCTGAAGGAGAGGGCGAGGGGTGAGGTTTCCCCACTCCGTACAGCCCAGCCTGATATCTATCAAATTCTTAAAAACAATGCTGTCAATAATCGTAAGAACCCAACTGATGCTGAGGAATTACTTTGGCAATGTATAAGAAACCGACAACTTGGATTGAAGTTCAGGAGGCAACATGCCATAGGGGACTATATTGCTGATTTTATTTGCTTGGAAATTAGTCTTATCATTGAAGTCGATGGTGAGTATCATGATAGCAAAGAACAGCAAGAAAAAGATTCTATCCGCACAGAGTATCTTAATGAACAAGGATTTTATGTACTGCGATTTACCAACAAAGAGGTAATGAACCAGACAGAATGGGTGCTGAAAAGTATTATAGCCTCACCCCCCGCCCTCTCCTTCAGAGAGGGAGCTGCAGCTAACGAATCCCATACGGGCTCACAGCAGGGGAGCTATAAAACGGTAAATAATTCGTATGCAAACATTTCGCAAAACATCACCAATCTTGCAGCTCCCTCTCTGAAGGAAAGGGCGGGGGGTGAGGCTGTCCGAAAGTTTATACTGATTGGCGACCATAAACAGCTGCCAACTGTTGTGCAGCAGAGTGATACGGAAGTGATTGTTGAAGACGAAACGCTGAAAGCTATCCATCTTAACTCCTGCGCCAACTCTCTCTTTGAACGCCTTATCCTCACAGAGCGTGCTGCAGGACGCACGGACTTTATCGGCACATTGCACAAACAAGGACGAATGCATCCCGATATTGCCGACTTTGCAAATAGAAAGTTCTATGCAAAGGAACAACTAGAATGTGTTCCATTAGCACATCAACTGGAGAAAACCTTGCCTTACAACGAAGCAAGCGAAGACGAAACGGATGATGTCCTGAAGGCAAATCGTATGATTTTCATCCCTTCAAAGCCGTGCCGACAACTGAACATTTCAGAGAAGGTTAACACGGAAGAGGCACGCATCATCGCCGACCTGCTCAGACGTCTGCATCGTCAACTCGGCAATGACTTTGAGCCTCAGAAGTCTGTCGGTGTCATTGTCCCCTATCGCAATCAGATTGCAATGATACGAAAGGAGATTGAGAAGCTCGGCATTCCCGAACTGGAAGAAATCAGTATCGACACTGTCGAACGCTATCAGGGAAGCCAACGTGACATCATTCTCTACTCTTTCACCATTCAGAGCCGCTATCAGCTCGACTTTCTCACCGCCAACACGTTCCACGAAGACGATCAACCCATCGACCGCAAGCTGAATGTTGCTCTCACAAGAGCCCGCAAGCAGCTGATTCTCACTGGTAACGAGCCAACATTAAGACACAATAACCTCTTCGCAGAACTCATCGATTACATCAAGGAAAAAGGTGGTTATCATCCCAAAATAGCGAAGTCAATATCAACACTAAGATAA